In the Sphingobacterium sp. PCS056 genome, ATTTTATCTACTGTAGTTGAATTTTGTTTTAGATACTGAATAATGTTATCTGAGTTTTTGATTTTCTCGTTCACTTTGTTCAGTCGGTCGTCACCTACTAGTCCAAGTTTGTGTGCTATTGGTGTAAGTCTTATATCAGCGTTGTCTTGTCTCAGTAGTAAGCGGTGCTCTGCACGTGAAGTAAACATACGGTAAGGTTCATCAGTTCCTTTCGTCACTAAGTCATCAATAAGTACGCCGATGTACGATTCAGATCTTTTTAATATTAATTCTTTATCATCATTGATTCGTTGATGTGCATTGATACCTGCTATGAATCCTTGTGCTGCTGCTTCTTCATATCCAGTGGTACCATTGATCTGCCCTGCAAAAAAGAGATGCTTCACAATAAGAGTTTCCAACGTTAGATCGAGTTGCATCGGTGGAAAGAAATCATACTCGATGGCATACCCCGGTCTGTACATTTTTGCATTTTCAAATCCTGGAATTAGTCTTAGCGCTTTTTGCTGTACATCTTCTGGCAACGAAGTAGAGAAACCATTTACGTAAATCTCGACAGTATTCCATCCCTCTGGTTCGACAAAGATCTGGTGTCTTTCGCGTTCTGCAAATCGGTTGATCTTATCTTCTATGGATGGACAGTAACGTGGGCCTAAACCTTTAATTCTTCCTGTAAACATCGGCGACCTTTCGAATCCAGTCTTCAACATTTCATGTACTTTGTCATTGGTATAGGTGATCCAGCAACAACGTTGCTCTGTTGGTAAGGGTACATCAGTATAGGAAAATTTACCCCTATTATCATCACCCCATTGTTCTTCCATGAGCGCATAATTGAGACTGCGTCCATCGATTCTTGGAGGTGTACCGGTCTTCATTCTTCCCGACTCAAATCCTAATGATACCAATTGTTCAGTCAAACCTGTAGCAGCCTTCTCTCCTGTTCTACCGCCACCGAATTTCTTTTCACCAATATGGATCACGCCATTTAGGAATGTACCATTTGTTAGCACGACTGCATCAGCTTCTATTTCTATACCCAACGAAGTAATGACGCCACACGCTTTACCATTTTTCACGATGACTTCTTTTACGGTATCTTGCCACATATCTAATGTAGGCAGTGCTTCCAATTGAAGTCTCCATTCTTCAGCAAAACGCATACGGTCATTTTGTGTTCTTGGGCTCCACATCGCTGGACCTTTTGATAGGTTCAACATTCTAAATTGGATAGTTGACTTATCTGCAATGATACCTGTATATCCACCCATCGCATCGATCTCTCTTACGATTTGTCCTTTTGCTACTCCACCTATTGCAGGGTTACAACTCATTTGAGCAATAACGCCCATATTCATGGTGATGAGAAGTACAGATGAACCTAAGTTTGCTGCTGCGGCAGCGGCCTCGCAGCCAGCATGACCAGCACCTACTACGACAACGTTATATTTTTTAAACATCTTATTTTATTTCAAAGTTCCACGTGAAACGTGAGAATCGACTATTCTATTTTTTTATTTTATTCCTATACGTTTCACGTGAAACGTATAGGAACTGTATTACATTAAATCTGCAAGATGCATCCATCTTTCTGATTTTGCATCTATATTATTCTGTATATTTTCTATTTCTGTTGCTATGTTAGAAAGTTCTACATGGTCTACAGTTTCCAGTAACAACTTATTCTTTGCTACTAGCACGGCTTCTAGCTCTTGTATTTCTTTCTCTAATTTATCGTACTCCAATTGCTCTTTATAAGATAGCTTTTTCTTCTCCTCTTTTACTATTTCTTTCTTTTGAACTGGAATATCTTTTTTCTGCTTTTGATCTTTTAGTAATTGATCTTGTTCAATTTTGTAATCTGCGTAGTTACCATTGTAGATGTCAATTTTCCCCTCGCCTTCAAAGATGAACAATTGCTCTGTTAATTTGTCTAAGAGATACCTATCGTGAGATACTAAAATAAGTACTCCACTATAGTTCATCAGAAAATCTTCCAGTACATTTAAGGTGTCGATATCAAGATCATTAGAAGGCTCATCCAGTATAAGAAAGTTTGGGTTCAACATCAAGACACGCATCAGTTGTAAACGCTTACGTTCACCCCCACTTAGTTTATTGACAAAACCAAATTGCTTTTCGGGTGGAAATAAAAAATGCGTTAATAATTGTGAAGCAGTGATGACTTCACCATTGGCCATCTTAATATATTCGGCCACGTTTTTAACGACGTCTAATACACGA is a window encoding:
- the mnmG gene encoding tRNA uridine-5-carboxymethylaminomethyl(34) synthesis enzyme MnmG, with amino-acid sequence MFKKYNVVVVGAGHAGCEAAAAAANLGSSVLLITMNMGVIAQMSCNPAIGGVAKGQIVREIDAMGGYTGIIADKSTIQFRMLNLSKGPAMWSPRTQNDRMRFAEEWRLQLEALPTLDMWQDTVKEVIVKNGKACGVITSLGIEIEADAVVLTNGTFLNGVIHIGEKKFGGGRTGEKAATGLTEQLVSLGFESGRMKTGTPPRIDGRSLNYALMEEQWGDDNRGKFSYTDVPLPTEQRCCWITYTNDKVHEMLKTGFERSPMFTGRIKGLGPRYCPSIEDKINRFAERERHQIFVEPEGWNTVEIYVNGFSTSLPEDVQQKALRLIPGFENAKMYRPGYAIEYDFFPPMQLDLTLETLIVKHLFFAGQINGTTGYEEAAAQGFIAGINAHQRINDDKELILKRSESYIGVLIDDLVTKGTDEPYRMFTSRAEHRLLLRQDNADIRLTPIAHKLGLVGDDRLNKVNEKIKNSDNIIQYLKQNSTTVDKMNPILEEVGSSLISQKTKLVNLLGRPQININDLAKGDVDFGSYLNQFDKETIEQAEIKVKYESYFEKEMEIVNRMKKMEDREINPDFDYSSLVSLSIEARQKLAQVKPRTLGQASRISGVSPSDISVLMVHMS